The following proteins are encoded in a genomic region of Anas acuta chromosome 28, bAnaAcu1.1, whole genome shotgun sequence:
- the LOC137845428 gene encoding claw keratin-like, whose translation MSCSSLFAPVCGVAAPAPLADSANEPCVRQCPDSTVVIQPPATVLTLPGPILSSFPQHAVVGSAGVPAVAGGFGGTFGGRGAFGGSGGLGGYGGLLGSGGLGGYGGLLGYGGIGGYGGYGAFGSCGYGGWALSHRYLSGNCGPC comes from the coding sequence AtgtcctgctccagcctgtTTGCCCCTGTGTGCGGGgtggctgccccggcccccTTGGCTGACAGCGCCAATGAGCCCTGTGTGCGGCAGTGCCCCGACTCTACGGTGGTGATCCAGCCCCCGGCCACGGTGCTCACCTTGCCTGggcccatcctcagctccttccctcagcaTGCTGTGGTCGGCTCGGCGGGAGTCCCGGCTGTTGCAGGGggctttggtggcacttttggaggcCGTGGTGCCTTTGGGGGCTCTGGAGGCCTTGGGGGTTATGGTGGCCTTTTGGGCTCTGGAGGCCTTGGGGGTTATGGAGGCCTTTTGGGCTATGGAGGCATTGGAGGTTATGGGGGCTATGGAGCCTTTGGGAGCTGTGGATACGGAGGTTGGGCTCTAAGCCACAGGTATCTCAGTGGCAACTGCGGGCCCTGCTAA
- the LOC137845429 gene encoding claw keratin-like: MSCSSLCAPVCGVAAPAPLADSANEPYVRQCPDSTVVIQPPAMVLTLPGPILSSFPQHAVVGSAGVPAVAGGFGVAFGGRGAFGGSGGLGGYGGLLGSGGLGGYGGLGGYGGYGAFGSCGYGGWRLVLRYLRGNCGPC; the protein is encoded by the coding sequence AtgtcctgctccagcctgtgTGCCCCTGTGTGTGGGgtggctgccccggcccccTTGGCTGACAGCGCCAATGAGCCCTACGTGAGGCAGTGCCCCGACTCCACCGTGGTgatccagccccctgccatggtgCTCACCTTGCCCggacccatcctcagctccttccctcagcaCGCCGTGGTCGGCTCGGCAGGAGTCCCGGCTGTTGCAGGGGGCTTTGGCGTCGCTTTTGGAGGCCGTGGTGCCTTTGGGGGCTCTGGAGGCCTTGGGGGTTATGGTGGCCTTTTGGGCTCTGGAGGTCTTGGGGGTTATGGAGGCCTTGGGGGCTATGGGGGCTATGGAGCCTTTGGGAGCTGCGGATACGGTGGCTGGCGCCTGGTCCTCAGGTACCTCAGGGGAAACTGCGGACCATGCTAA
- the LOC137845687 gene encoding claw keratin-like has product MSCSSLCAPVCGVAAPAPLADSANEPCVRQCPDSTVVIQPPAMVLTLPGPILSSFPQHAVVGSAGVPAVAGGFGGTFGGRGAFGGSGGLGGYGGLLGSGGLGGYGGLGGYGGLGGYGGYGAFGSCGYGGRRRGLRYLSGNCGPC; this is encoded by the coding sequence AtgtcctgctccagcctgtgTGCCCCTGTGTGCGGGgtggctgccccggccccgctggctGACAGCGCCAACGAGCCCTGCGTGCGGCAGTGCCCCGACTCCACCGTGGTGATCCAGCCCCCGGCCATGGTGCTCACCTTGCCCggacccatcctcagctccttccctcagcaCGCCGTGGTCGGCTCGGCGGGAGTCCCGGCTGTTGCAGGGggctttggtggcacttttggaggcCGTGGTGCCTTTGGGGGCTCTGGAGGCCTTGGGGGTTATGGTGGCCTTTTGGGCTCTGGAGGCCTTGGGGGTTATGGAGGCCTTGGCGGCTATGGGGGCCTTGGCGGCTATGGGGGCTATGGAGCCTTTGGGAGCTGCGGATACGGTGGCAGGCGTCGGGGCCTCAGGTACCTCAGTGGCAACTGTGGGCCCTGCTAA
- the LOC137845676 gene encoding claw keratin-like, with protein sequence MSCSSLCAPVCGVAAPAPLADSANEPCVRQCPDSTVVIQPPATVLTLPGPILSSFPQHAVVGSAGVPAVAGGFGGSFGGRGAFGGYGGLGGYGGLLGSGGLGGYGGLGGYGGLGGYGGYGAFGSCGYGGWRRGHRYLSGNCGPC encoded by the coding sequence AtgtcctgctccagcctgtgTGCCCCTGTGTGCGGGgtggctgccccggccccgctggctGACAGCGCCAACGAGCCCTGCGTGCGGCAGTGCCCCGACTCCACCGTGGTGATCCAGCCCCCGGCCACGGTGCTCACCTTGCCCggacccatcctcagctccttccctcagcaCGCCGTGGTCGGCTCGGCGGGAGTCCCGGCTGTTGCAGGGGGCTTTGGTGGCAGTTTTGGAGGCCGTGGTGCCTTTGGGGGCTATGGAGGCCTTGGGGGATATGGTGGCCTTTTGGGCTCTGGAGGTCTTGGGGGTTATGGAGGCCTTGGGGGTTATGGAGGCCTTGGCGGCTATGGGGGCTATGGAGCCTTTGGGAGCTGCGGATATGGCGGCTGGCGTCGCGGCCACAGGTACCTCAGTGGCAACTGTGGGCCCTGCTAA
- the LOC137845669 gene encoding claw keratin-like, producing MSCSSLCAPVCGVAAPAPLADSANEPCVRQCPDSTVVIQPPATVLTLPGPILSSFPQHAVVGSAGVPAVAGGFGGTFGGRGAFGGSGGLGGYGGLLGSGGLGGYGGLGGYGGLGGYGGYGAFGSCGYGGWRRGLRYLSGNCGPC from the coding sequence AtgtcctgctccagcctgtgTGCCCCTGTGTGCGGGgtggctgccccggccccgctggctGACAGTGCCAACGAGCCCTGCGTGCGGCAGTGCCCCGACTCCACCGTGGTGATCCAGCCCCCGGCCACGGTGCTCACCTTGCCCggacccatcctcagctccttccctcagcaCGCCGTGGTCGGCTCGGCGGGAGTCCCGGCTGTTGCAGGGGgctttggcggcacttttggaggcCGTGGTGCCTTTGGGGGCTCTGGAGGCCTTGGGGGTTATGGTGGCCTTTTGGGCTCTGGAGGTCTTGGGGGTTATGGAGGCCTTGGGGGTTATGGAGGCCTTGGCGGCTATGGGGGCTATGGAGCCTTTGGGAGCTGCGGATACGGTGGCTGGCGTCGGGGCCTCAGGTACCTCAGTGGCAACTGCGGGCCCTGCTAA
- the LOC137845757 gene encoding claw keratin-like, whose amino-acid sequence MSCSSLCAPVCGVAAPAPLADSINEPCVQQCPDSTVVIQPPATVLTLPGPILSSFPQHAVVGSAGVPAVAGGFGGTFGGRGAFGGYGGLGGYGGLLGSGGLGGYGGLGGYGGYGAFGSCGYGGWRRGLRYLSGNCGPC is encoded by the coding sequence AtgtcctgctccagcctgtgTGCCCCTGTGTGCGGGgtggctgccccggccccgctggctGACAGCATCAACGAGCCCTGCGTGCAGCAGTGCCCCGACTCCACCGTGGTGATCCAGCCCCCGGCCACGGTGCTCACCTTGCCCggacccatcctcagctccttccctcagcaCGCCGTGGTCGGCTCGGCAGGAGTCCCGGCTGTTGCAGGGGgctttggcggcacttttggaggcCGTGGTGCCTTTGGGGGCTATGGAGGCCTTGGGGGATATGGTGGCCTTTTGGGCTCTGGAGGCCTTGGGGGTTATGGAGGCCTTGGCGGCTATGGGGGCTATGGAGCCTTTGGGAGCTGCGGATACGGTGGCTGGCGCCGGGGCCTCAGGTACCTCAGTGGCAACTGCGGGCCCTGCTAA
- the LOC137845713 gene encoding claw keratin-like, with amino-acid sequence MSCSSLCAPVYGVAAPAPLADSANEPCVQQCPDSTVVIQPPATVLTLPGPILSSFPQHAVVGSAGVPAVAGGFGGTFGGRGAFGGSGGLGGYGGLLGSGGLGGYGGLGGYGGLGGYGGYGAFGSCGYGGWRRGHRYLSGNCGPC; translated from the coding sequence AtgtcctgctccagcctgtgTGCCCCTGTGTACGGGgtggctgccccggccccgctggctGACAGTGCCAACGAGCCCTGCGTGCAGCAGTGCCCCGACTCCACCGTGGTGATCCAGCCCCCGGCCACGGTGCTCACCTTGCCCggacccatcctcagctccttccctcagcaCGCCGTGGTCGGCTCGGCAGGAGTCCCGGCTGTTGCAGGGGgctttggcggcacttttggaggcCGTGGTGCCTTTGGGGGCTCTGGAGGCCTTGGGGGTTATGGTGGCCTTTTGGGCTCTGGAGGTCTTGGGGGTTATGGAGGCCTTGGGGGTTACGGAGGCCTTGGCGGCTATGGGGGCTATGGAGCCTTTGGGAGCTGCGGATATGGCGGCTGGCGTCGCGGCCACAGGTACCTCAGTGGCAACTGTGGGCCCTGCTAA
- the LOC137845685 gene encoding claw keratin-like, with the protein MSCSSLCAPVCGVAAPAPLADSANEPCVRQCPDSTVVIQPPATVLTLPGPILSSFPQHAVVGSAGVPAVAGGFGGTFGGRGAFGGSGGLGGYGGLLGSGGLGGYGGLGGYGGLGGYGGYGAFGSCGYGGWRRGLRYLSGNCGPC; encoded by the coding sequence AtgtcctgctccagcctgtgTGCCCCTGTGTGCGGAgtggctgccccggccccgctggctGACAGTGCCAACGAGCCCTGCGTGCGGCAGTGCCCCGACTCCACCGTGGTGATCCAGCCCCCGGCCACGGTGCTCACCTTGCCCggacccatcctcagctccttccctcagcaCGCCGTGGTCGGCTCGGCGGGAGTCCCGGCTGTTGCAGGGGgctttggcggcacttttggaggcCGTGGTGCCTTTGGGGGCTCTGGAGGCCTTGGGGGTTATGGTGGCCTTTTGGGCTCTGGAGGCCTTGGAGGTTATGGAGGCCTTGGGGGTTATGGAGGCCTTGGCGGCTATGGGGGCTATGGAGCCTTTGGGAGCTGCGGATACGGTGGCTGGCGTCGGGGCCTCAGGTACCTCAGTGGCAACTGCGGGCCCTGCTAA
- the LOC137845674 gene encoding claw keratin-like, translating to MSCSSLCAPVCGVAAPAPLADSANEPCVRQCPDSTVVIQPPATVLTLPGPILSSFPQHAVVGSAGVPAVAGGFGGTFGGRGAFGGSGGLGGYGGLLGSGGLGGYGGLGGYGGLGGYGGYGAFGSCGYGGWRRGHRYLSGNCGPC from the coding sequence AtgtcctgctccagcctgtgTGCCCCTGTGTGCGGGgtggctgccccggccccgctggctGACAGTGCCAACGAGCCCTGCGTGCGGCAGTGCCCCGACTCCACCGTGGTGATCCAGCCCCCGGCCACGGTGCTCACCTTGCCCggacccatcctcagctccttccctcagcaCGCCGTGGTCGGCTCGGCGGGAGTCCCGGCTGTTGCAGGGGgctttggcggcacttttggaggcCGTGGTGCCTTTGGGGGCTCTGGAGGCCTTGGGGGTTATGGTGGCCTTTTGGGCTCTGGAGGTCTTGGGGGTTATGGAGGCCTTGGGGGTTACGGAGGCCTTGGCGGCTATGGGGGCTATGGAGCCTTTGGGAGCTGCGGATATGGCGGCTGGCGTCGCGGCCACAGGTACCTCAGTGGCAACTGTGGGCCCTGCTAA
- the LOC137845668 gene encoding claw keratin-like, with protein MSCSSLCAPVCGVAAPAPLADSANEPCVRQCPDSTVVIQPPATVLTLPGPILSSFPQHAAVGSAGVPAVAGGFGGSFGGRGAFGGYGGLGGYGGLLGSGGLGGYGGLGGYGGLGGYGGYGAFGSCGYGGWRRGHRYLSGNCGPC; from the coding sequence AtgtcctgctccagcctgtgTGCCCCTGTGTGCGGGgtggctgccccggccccgctggctGACAGCGCCAATGAGCCCTGCGTGCGGCAGTGCCCCGACTCCACCGTGGTGATCCAGCCCCCGGCCACGGTGCTCACCTTGCCCggacccatcctcagctccttccctcagcaCGCCGCGGTCGGCTCGGCGGGAGTCCCGGCTGTTGCAGGGGGCTTTGGCGGCAGTTTTGGAGGCCGTGGTGCCTTTGGGGGCTATGGAGGCCTTGGGGGTTATGGTGGCCTTTTGGGCTCTGGAGGTCTTGGGGGTTATGGAGGCCTTGGGGGTTATGGAGGCCTTGGCGGCTATGGGGGCTATGGAGCCTTTGGGAGCTGCGGATATGGCGGCTGGCGTCGCGGCCACAGGTACCTCAGTGGCAACTGTGGGCCCTGCTAA
- the LOC137845704 gene encoding claw keratin-like — MSCSSLCAPVCGVAAPAPLADSINEPCVQQCPDSTVVIQPPATVLTLPGPILSSFPQHAVVGSAGVPAVAGGFGGTFGGRGAFGGYGGLGGYGGLLGSGGLGGYGGLGGYGGLGGYGGYGAFGSCGYGGWRRGLRYLSGNCGPC, encoded by the coding sequence AtgtcctgctccagcctgtgTGCCCCTGTGTGCGGGgtggctgccccggccccgctggctGACAGCATCAACGAGCCCTGCGTGCAGCAGTGCCCCGACTCCACCGTGGTGATCCAGCCCCCGGCCACGGTGCTCACCTTGCCCggacccatcctcagctccttccctcagcaCGCCGTGGTCGGCTCGGCGGGAGTCCCGGCTGTTGCAGGGggctttggtggcacttttggaggcCGTGGTGCCTTTGGGGGCTATGGAGGCCTTGGGGGATATGGTGGCCTTTTGGGCTCTGGAGGTCTTGGGGGTTATGGAGGCCTTGGGGGTTACGGAGGCCTTGGCGGCTATGGGGGCTATGGAGCCTTTGGGAGCTGCGGATACGGTGGCTGGCGCCGGGGCCTCAGGTACCTCAGTGGCAACTGCGGGCCCTGCTAA